A stretch of DNA from Luteolibacter yonseiensis:
ATGCATGTGAGCAAGCTGGTGGGGAAGGCGGACCGGTTCCGGCTGCATGCTTCCGTGGATGACGCGCTCAAGGGGAAGGACCCCCGCCTCACATCTTCCCCGGTGGTGGTGCTGAATTTCCGCCAGCCGGACGGGGTCATGCGGGCGTCCATCCTCGCCTATGAGGACAAGGGTTCCGGCAACGCGCTCTACTACTATGTGGTGCCGCTGAACGGCGTGCTGGGCGACCCCCAGTGGACCGTGACGAAGGCTCCGAGAAACGTCGTGTTCGCGGTGGTGAACGGGGTGTTGCGGATGACACTTACGGGAATCCACGACGAGGAAATCACCTACTCGGGGGCCATGCAGCAATGAGGCGGCCACGTGTCAGAACCGGCAGGGCCGGCTACGTCTCGCTGGTGCTGGTCCTCTCGACCGGTACCATCCTGAGCCTGCTCATGATCTACGCCTACCGGCGTGCGATGAACTCGCACACCATCCAGTCCCGCGTCCAACTGCGGGTGGACTACAGCGAGAAGGAGGAGGCCATCCTGCGCTCCATCGTCGCGATCACCCCGAACCGTGCGATCCGGGCGATGCAGGCGGAGTCGAACTCCTCCGCCACCATCAGCAATCCGCTGCGCTGGCAGGACATCTTCACGGAATCGCTGGCGCTGGCGAATTCCAGGACCTCCATCTCCGCCCCGCTCATGACCTCGCTCAACATCTCCGGGCTCAGGGTGGCGAACACGGGGGATTCCGATCTCGGCACTCCCAGCAGGATCTTCGCCGCCATCGCACCCGAGACCGGGTATGTGTCCCCCGGGATCAACCGCGCCCTTGAAGCCGGTTATCCCGCGCCCCTCGTCCTGAGCGACACCACCGCGGCGGCGAACGACAAGCTCTACCCGCTCATCACCCACGCGAAGTCCCATGGCACGATCTCGCAGGGCGGGGTGGGCCTGCCGGTCGCCAGTTATCCGGCATTCAACCTGGTGAAGTACCCGCAGATCAACTTCGGCTACGCGAGGCCGGGCGACGACATCGTGGCCAGGAGGAACTGGTGGGCGTTCTCGGTGGATGTGGCGGACCACGACGATGACAGGACGTTCCTCGTCCGTCCCAAGCGGAATTTCGTCCTGTCGATTTACGAGATCCCCTCGCAGCTCTCGATCTCGGCCGCCTCCCACATGTCCCTCGGGCGGTACGCCTCCGGCGATGCCTGGACGAATGTGAACATCGACGGCGGGATGTTCGTCGGCAAGGCGGACGTGCTGGGGGACACCGCGCTGCCCGCGCTGGCTAGTCGGCGCGGGATGACCCTTTCGAGCGGCACCACCATCGGCGGCCGGGGATTCACCGGAAATCCGTTCAGCCCCGGAGTCCGCGAGGAACACCAGGTCACCCAGGGGGATTTTTTTCCTGTCTCGCTGGCCTCCGAGAGCGGGCGCGCGGCGTTCATCGCGCACAACCGCGGCGCGGAGTTCTTCGACCGGTATTTCCTCCCGACCTCGGAGCCGAACGCCATCTCGCCGACGACGTGGAACAACTACACCGTGGGAGCGCAGCAGTGCGCCATGCGGCTGGACATCTCGCAGATCGTGAAGTCTTCGAACCCGGCGAACATCACCCCCACCCATTTCCGTTTCTCCTACCTGAAAAACGGGGTGAGGCAGAACCTCTCCATCCAGCTTTC
This window harbors:
- a CDS encoding prepilin-type N-terminal cleavage/methylation domain-containing protein, translating into MIRLFHRPHRGFTLIELSIAIMLGMATAGMVLALFNQQIAFLKIFKAQTFLTEEAPLISMHVSKLVGKADRFRLHASVDDALKGKDPRLTSSPVVVLNFRQPDGVMRASILAYEDKGSGNALYYYVVPLNGVLGDPQWTVTKAPRNVVFAVVNGVLRMTLTGIHDEEITYSGAMQQ